From the genome of Macrobrachium nipponense isolate FS-2020 chromosome 29, ASM1510439v2, whole genome shotgun sequence, one region includes:
- the LOC135206309 gene encoding serine/arginine repetitive matrix protein 1-like, producing the protein MGDKRMVHRGTGMEGGHPQKSPFEKSIRNLESKVLALEGKSESAKCSDSAPCVVEGASDRPHFASRPVPLQDFQVSGRGHVESRRRVMGNPHRSDVPLAVSVDATQTAKERAHARLLKECFSSSEASSPRKGWSSQSDSRPLKRSVCERDASRPGISPDRRSSPDSAFAAFPPQKRSRASSEDDSFERPSHSRVRSVAVPVRRKKASPRPSPSHRISPSPVRESSPTEKILCSLQQQLACVISQRKTQPRHRRKDDRLPVKRSRQSPSLSPRSSLSPVSSPSRVREAPQRLSRGREDVVSRSSRKRSGLRLGPEGLVPSLVPPTSPVSEDEVSGASEEADDDQPLAPVSSDYQVLTRLLQSSFGDTFQPAAPRSPPSQLLSSKVNKASGFVRMKKSLSTKRAFRKVHDWMERRKAQGKTSFALPPSRLSGKAGMWYETGEDVGLRLPSSAQGDFASLVDASRRSLLASSKVTWSTTEMDYHLKGLFRLLEVFNFLDWCLGVLDTKSRSPDSISLGELSSVMSCIDKAVRDGSEELAAHFCTGLLKKRSHFATSL; encoded by the exons AGTCGATTCGCAATctggaatcgaaagtgcttgccttagaaggcaaaagtgaaagtgcaaagtgcagtgacagtgccccttgtgttgtggagggtgcgtcagatcggccccatttcgcctctaggcctgtaCCTCTGCAGGACttccaggtttcagggagagggcatgtcgaaagccgaaggagggttatggggaacccccaccgatctgacgtgcctttgGCAGTTTCTGTAgacgctacccagactgccaaggagcgtgcgcatgcacgcctcctcaaggagtgcttttcgtcatccgaggcttcctccccgcgGAAGGGGTGGAGTTCTCAGTCAGATTCACGCCCGTTGAAAAGGAGCGTTTGTGaacgggacgcttcacgtcctgggATTTCTCCCGATCGACGATCTTCGCCTGATAGTGCCTTCGCGGCCTTCCCGCCGCAGAAGAGGAGTAGGGCGTCATCAGAGGATGACtccttcgagcgccccagtcaCTCCAGAGTTCGCTCAGTGgcagttcctgtgagaaggaagaaggcgtcccctcgcccctcgccttctcataggatcagcccctctcctgttagggagtcttctcctactgagaagattcTTTGCTCCTTACAGCAACAACTTGCTTGTGTGATTTCTCAGAGAAAGACGCAACCACGTCATCGGAGGAAGGATGacaggctgcccgtcaagagatCTAGACagtctccctctctgtctcctcgttcgtctctttcaCCTGTATCGTCGCCTTCTAGAGTTCGTGAGGCTCCCCAGCGGCTTTCTAGAGGTCGCGAAGATGTTGTTTCTCGCTCTTCGCGTAAG CGTTCAGGTTTAAGACTCGGACCTGAAGGTCTTGTACCTTCTCTTGTTCCTCCTACTTCACCTGTATCTGAAGATGAGGTGAGCGGGGCTTCAGAAGAAGCTGATGATGATCAACCACTTGCGCCTGTCTCTTCGGATTACCAGGtcttgacccgccttcttcaatcttCATTCGGAGACACCTTTCAACCTGCAGCTCCTCGCTCTCCCCCCTCTCAGCTTTTGTCTTCAAAAGTCAACAAGGCTTCGGGGTTTGTTCgtatgaagaagtccctttcgacTAAAAGAGCCTTTCGCAaagtccatgattggatggagcGAAGGAAGGCTCAAGGCAAGACCTCTTTTGCTCTTCcgccgtctagacttagcgggaAAGCAGGGATGTGGTACGAGACAGGCGAGGACGTCGGTCTCAGACTTCCCTCTTCTGCGCAAGGAGACTTTGCAAGTTtagtggatgcctcgaggaggtcccTCCTTGCTTCATCCAAGGTGACATGGTCGACGACGGAGATGGACtatcaccttaaaggcctctttcgtttgttagaggtctttaactttTTGGATTGGTGTCTTGGAGTTCTGGATACCAAGTCACGGAGTCCCGATTcgattagcctgggggagctgtccagtgtcaTGTCGTGTAttgacaaggccgtcagggatggttcggaggagctggcTGCGCATTTTTGCACAggactcttgaagaagagatcccattTTGCAACTTCACTGTAA